One genomic window of uncultured delta proteobacterium includes the following:
- a CDS encoding Electron transfer flavoprotein, alpha subunit (modular protein) translates to MKKHIAVWLDRAEGPFAVRDGHRAALAFAAASGGLVTAVMAAAPDDVFAPSLAEELARYGAKRIARLRLAPENSRNPEALAAAFAWALDQEFFTATPVTDMVTTANAAGRDFMARVASRRNAPLLQDCVAVDFDAGTGEKYLLQGRTCGVYSLPGPVRCWTLRPHAFACVAADKLPPAAPAVIADMAPPAAKTGVRPSAAAQKELGQTETDPLARMWAAQPDIMETPVIISGGRALESAENFRLLHETAAPLHAAVGASRSAVDMGYAPPFVQVGQTGVVVSPELYIACGISGSIFHTTGIKGARTVVAVNKDSGAQIFSRADYGITDDLFTVLPLLRRLLESGA, encoded by the coding sequence GTGAAAAAACACATTGCGGTATGGTTGGACCGGGCGGAAGGCCCGTTTGCCGTCAGGGACGGCCACCGGGCGGCGCTCGCTTTCGCCGCCGCGTCCGGCGGCTTGGTGACCGCCGTGATGGCGGCGGCCCCGGATGACGTTTTCGCGCCCTCCCTGGCGGAAGAGCTTGCGCGGTACGGCGCGAAGCGCATCGCGCGTCTACGCCTGGCGCCGGAGAACAGCCGCAATCCCGAAGCACTGGCGGCGGCCTTTGCCTGGGCGTTGGACCAGGAATTTTTTACGGCAACGCCCGTCACGGACATGGTGACCACCGCCAACGCCGCCGGGCGGGATTTCATGGCCCGGGTCGCGTCACGGCGGAACGCGCCGTTGCTGCAAGACTGCGTTGCCGTTGATTTTGACGCGGGAACCGGGGAAAAATACCTGCTGCAAGGCCGCACCTGCGGCGTGTATTCCCTGCCGGGACCGGTCCGTTGCTGGACCTTGCGGCCGCACGCGTTCGCGTGCGTTGCGGCGGACAAGCTCCCCCCGGCGGCTCCGGCGGTGATCGCCGATATGGCGCCACCCGCCGCGAAAACGGGGGTACGCCCGTCCGCGGCGGCCCAAAAGGAGCTGGGGCAAACGGAAACCGATCCGCTGGCCCGGATGTGGGCGGCACAGCCGGACATCATGGAAACCCCGGTCATCATCAGCGGCGGGCGGGCGCTGGAATCGGCGGAAAACTTCCGCCTGCTGCACGAGACGGCGGCCCCGCTGCACGCCGCCGTCGGGGCGAGCCGGAGCGCGGTGGACATGGGCTACGCCCCGCCTTTCGTCCAGGTGGGGCAGACCGGGGTCGTGGTCAGCCCGGAGTTGTATATCGCCTGCGGCATTTCCGGCTCCATCTTCCACACTACCGGCATCAAGGGGGCCAGGACGGTCGTGGCCGTGAACAAGGATAGCGGCGCGCAGATTTTTTCCCGGGCGGATTACGGCATAACGGACGATCTTTTCACCGTGCTGCCGTTGCTGCGCCGGCTGCTCGAATCCGGCGCCTGA
- a CDS encoding Xylulokinase → MAAKRNCLLGVDIGSSNMKVILLDDQGTVLGSASKEFVTHYPYTNWSEQDPEDWYEALRYCAAEIFDNQKQDRDKLAAVCITAAAHTPVLLDKDDRVLRPAILWTDRRSAAECDELNEKYGDTIFKIAYHRPSPTWTMPQLLWLKKNEPEVFEKTARLMVAKDYLRWRLTGIWDTDIVDAQGTMLYDYEKNEWSRELCAMIGWPMDRLPPVKDSLDVSGPIAARAAKDLKLPEGIPVVIGGSDTANEDYGAGCIEHGQGLFKIATAGNANVMTSKPHPHPLVFNYKQIMPNLWYIAGGTLSGAQVHKWLRDQFFPELLENESEKHNAFAKIDKLAAAIAPGSDGLLFHPYLMGEKTPYMDPFLRGDYLGITIRHTRAHFVRALYEGISFSLLDCKNVYKPLGLDWTEIRLIGGGAKSALWRQILCDVVGQEILVPENTEAAFGTALVAGVGAGIFADAADAIKKSVRIGLRHTPDMKNHERYQKMFELYLASQKLLVDINHRLHAFERGE, encoded by the coding sequence ATGGCCGCAAAGCGCAACTGCCTGCTCGGCGTTGATATCGGGTCCAGCAACATGAAGGTCATCCTGCTGGATGACCAGGGAACGGTGCTCGGGTCCGCCTCAAAAGAGTTTGTGACGCATTATCCGTATACCAACTGGTCCGAACAGGATCCGGAAGACTGGTACGAAGCCCTGCGGTATTGCGCGGCGGAAATATTCGACAACCAGAAGCAGGATAGGGACAAACTCGCGGCCGTGTGCATCACGGCCGCGGCCCATACCCCGGTGCTGCTGGACAAGGACGACAGGGTCCTCCGGCCCGCCATCCTCTGGACGGACCGGCGCAGCGCCGCGGAATGCGACGAGCTGAACGAAAAGTACGGCGACACCATTTTCAAGATCGCCTACCACCGGCCCAGCCCCACCTGGACCATGCCGCAACTGCTCTGGTTGAAGAAAAACGAGCCCGAGGTCTTTGAAAAGACCGCCCGGCTCATGGTCGCCAAGGATTACCTGCGCTGGCGCCTGACCGGCATCTGGGATACCGATATCGTGGACGCCCAGGGCACCATGCTCTACGACTACGAGAAAAACGAGTGGTCCAGAGAGCTGTGCGCCATGATCGGCTGGCCCATGGACCGGCTGCCCCCGGTCAAGGACAGTCTGGACGTTTCCGGTCCCATCGCCGCCCGCGCGGCAAAAGACCTGAAGTTGCCCGAGGGCATCCCCGTGGTCATCGGCGGGTCGGACACGGCCAACGAGGACTACGGCGCGGGCTGCATCGAGCACGGCCAGGGCCTTTTCAAGATAGCCACGGCCGGCAACGCCAACGTGATGACCAGCAAACCCCATCCGCACCCGCTGGTCTTCAACTACAAGCAGATCATGCCCAACCTCTGGTACATCGCCGGGGGCACCCTTTCCGGGGCGCAGGTGCACAAGTGGCTGCGCGACCAGTTTTTCCCGGAACTCCTGGAAAACGAGAGCGAAAAACACAACGCCTTCGCGAAAATCGACAAGCTGGCGGCGGCCATCGCGCCGGGGTCGGACGGGCTGTTGTTCCACCCCTACCTGATGGGCGAGAAAACGCCGTACATGGACCCCTTCCTGCGCGGCGACTACCTCGGCATCACCATCCGCCACACCAGGGCGCATTTCGTGCGCGCGCTGTATGAGGGCATTTCCTTCTCGCTGTTGGACTGCAAGAACGTCTACAAACCCCTGGGCCTGGATTGGACGGAAATCCGCCTGATCGGCGGCGGGGCGAAAAGCGCGCTCTGGCGGCAGATCCTCTGCGACGTGGTGGGCCAGGAGATCCTGGTGCCGGAAAACACGGAAGCCGCCTTCGGCACGGCGCTGGTCGCCGGGGTCGGGGCGGGCATCTTCGCGGACGCCGCCGACGCCATCAAAAAATCCGTGCGCATCGGGCTGCGCCACACGCCGGATATGAAGAACCACGAGCGGTACCAGAAAATGTTCGAGTTGTACCTGGCTTCGCAAAAGCTGCTGGTGGACATCAACCACCGGCTGCACGCCTTCGAGCGGGGCGAGTAA
- a CDS encoding putative Electron transfer flavoprotein, beta subunit (Evidence 3 : Function proposed based on presence of conserved amino acid motif, structural feature or limited homology), whose protein sequence is MSVYVCLKQVPNVEGVPAIDPESGFLRADAWYLNPLDAYAMRGALETAAALGTDCVAVSFGGPEAGDGLRQALGLGADRAVLASSGTPLAGPGLTAWALAGAIRADSRDNGQRPALVFCGRQSSDVANMQVPYRLAACLGFPVVSEVSSWAVKGGYCDVFRQAGSLREYLTVDLPCVLALNRGQGEMPRPTLPGLIKAKKKSVRVLGPEDIALAQPPEWTAPPADPALLRTRNVSDEHHCRFAQGETVEDRVRDLVRMLRENGSLP, encoded by the coding sequence ATGAGCGTGTATGTCTGCCTGAAACAGGTGCCCAATGTGGAGGGAGTGCCCGCGATTGATCCGGAATCCGGATTTTTACGCGCGGACGCGTGGTATTTGAACCCGCTGGACGCGTACGCCATGCGCGGCGCGCTGGAGACAGCCGCCGCCCTCGGCACGGACTGTGTGGCAGTAAGCTTCGGCGGGCCGGAAGCCGGGGACGGGCTGCGCCAGGCGCTCGGTCTGGGCGCGGACCGGGCGGTCCTCGCGTCTTCCGGTACCCCCCTGGCGGGACCGGGCCTGACGGCCTGGGCCCTGGCCGGGGCCATCCGGGCGGACAGCCGGGACAACGGGCAACGGCCCGCCCTGGTGTTTTGCGGCAGGCAGTCCTCGGACGTGGCGAATATGCAGGTGCCTTACCGGCTGGCCGCGTGCCTGGGGTTTCCCGTGGTGAGCGAAGTCAGCTCCTGGGCGGTGAAGGGCGGGTATTGCGACGTGTTCCGCCAGGCCGGGAGCCTGCGCGAATACCTGACCGTGGACCTGCCCTGCGTCCTTGCCCTGAACCGGGGCCAGGGGGAGATGCCGCGCCCGACCCTGCCGGGCCTTATCAAAGCCAAGAAAAAGAGCGTGCGTGTTTTGGGACCGGAAGACATCGCCCTCGCGCAGCCGCCGGAATGGACCGCGCCGCCGGCGGACCCCGCCCTGCTGCGGACGCGGAACGTGTCGGACGAACACCATTGCCGGTTCGCGCAAGGCGAAACCGTGGAAGACCGGGTGAGGGACCTAGTGCGCATGCTGCGTGAGAATGGGAGCCTGCCGTGA
- a CDS encoding hypothetical protein (Evidence 5 : No homology to any previously reported sequences) → MDQANFEKLRFCAVCQNPCRILFPAGLQPKESRYCSAMAYLAYAAHQGFVDFTPDVEARLNDLEGCKACKAACPHGVDTPALVTEITAELKARKES, encoded by the coding sequence ATGGATCAAGCCAATTTTGAAAAATTACGGTTTTGCGCGGTGTGCCAGAATCCCTGCCGCATCCTTTTCCCGGCCGGGCTCCAGCCCAAGGAATCCCGCTACTGCTCGGCCATGGCGTATCTCGCCTACGCCGCGCACCAGGGGTTTGTGGATTTCACCCCCGACGTGGAAGCGCGCCTGAACGATCTTGAAGGCTGCAAGGCCTGCAAGGCCGCCTGCCCGCACGGGGTGGACACCCCGGCCCTTGTCACGGAAATTACCGCTGAACTCAAGGCGAGAAAGGAGTCGTAA
- a CDS encoding Iron-containing alcohol dehydrogenase: MIIFGAPFRYYQGRDILKDTGTILQPMGKKFFLVSDAFVFSLYGDALDAAFASAGLASVRGEFDGESSDAEINRLHQIYKASGCDAVVGVGGGKALDTAKGVSIVADAPVALVPTTAASDAPVSNIAMIYKADHSKDRVAYMRYSPWCIIMDTEVILKAPLRTFISGIGDAAATKFEADACLASGAANFLKGRPPRTAKALCDLCWDIIREHAMEAVESVKNGVFTNAFDEVVEASALLSGLGFVNGGLAAGHAVSSGLTSVPAALKATHGELVSFGLLVQLVLEKRPQAFMDEMLAFLKGVGLPTTLAQLGVTGADKDDITKMVNKICTPQNLVYNMPCEITPAILEKAIYEADRLGR; encoded by the coding sequence GTGATAATCTTCGGAGCGCCGTTCAGATATTACCAGGGCCGGGATATCCTCAAGGATACCGGTACGATTTTGCAGCCCATGGGGAAGAAATTCTTCCTGGTCAGTGACGCCTTTGTGTTTTCCCTGTACGGGGACGCTTTGGACGCCGCCTTTGCCTCTGCCGGTCTCGCATCCGTGCGCGGGGAGTTCGACGGGGAATCGAGCGATGCGGAAATAAACCGTTTGCACCAGATTTACAAAGCCTCCGGCTGCGACGCCGTGGTCGGTGTCGGCGGCGGCAAGGCCCTGGATACGGCCAAGGGGGTTTCCATCGTGGCGGACGCGCCCGTGGCCCTCGTCCCGACCACCGCCGCCTCGGACGCGCCGGTCAGCAACATCGCCATGATCTACAAGGCGGACCACAGCAAGGACCGCGTGGCGTACATGCGCTACTCGCCGTGGTGCATCATCATGGATACCGAGGTCATCCTGAAGGCGCCGTTGCGGACCTTCATCTCCGGCATCGGGGACGCGGCGGCCACCAAGTTCGAGGCGGACGCCTGCCTCGCTTCCGGCGCGGCCAACTTCCTGAAAGGCCGGCCGCCCAGAACGGCCAAGGCGCTCTGCGACCTGTGCTGGGACATTATCCGCGAACACGCCATGGAAGCCGTGGAATCCGTCAAGAACGGGGTGTTCACCAACGCGTTCGACGAGGTGGTGGAAGCTTCGGCGCTCCTCAGCGGTTTGGGGTTCGTCAACGGCGGCCTCGCGGCCGGGCACGCCGTCAGTTCCGGCCTGACCTCTGTCCCCGCCGCGCTGAAAGCGACGCACGGCGAACTGGTCTCCTTCGGCCTTCTGGTCCAGCTCGTGCTGGAAAAACGGCCCCAGGCGTTCATGGATGAGATGCTCGCCTTCCTGAAAGGCGTGGGCCTGCCCACGACCCTGGCCCAACTCGGCGTAACCGGGGCGGACAAGGACGACATCACCAAAATGGTCAATAAAATCTGCACGCCGCAGAACCTGGTCTACAACATGCCGTGCGAGATCACCCCGGCCATCCTGGAAAAGGCCATTTATGAGGCCGACAGGCTGGGGCGGTAA
- a CDS encoding Amidohydrolase family protein: MGNQAGEALFYNGNILTADAAMPRASVMGVRAGTIVYVGGSRDEAAARLSPGAATVDLRGRTMMPGFADSHQHFIMQGQHLAELDLRLKSREAIVSMVAARARELPPGEWITGRGWNHEVWPGRQWPCKEDLDAAAPDNPVALTRLDGHSLWANSRALEAAGLDRHSPEYPGGEILRTPDGDLTGILIDTPAFKVRQAIPPQTAAQRREACLRAQADMFRYGITSVGDAWQMPEDHALLGALYEEGKLRIRIYGMLASRFQGITPCAAVDREPVGGLYGDRLSLRAYKIVLDGSLGSRSAWLTDDYADRPGHRGNHRYTDEELLAVARSARDKGFQLCIHAIGDAAVLQAVGALETLRRDAADTRLPHRIEHFQTASAETVARALAIGVIPAMQTIHAAADREMAQARLSPRDLCRSYPWREILDRGGIIANGSDSPMDGVNPFHGFHAAITREPFACQREDDGHVRPAAQVRPAAHVRPVRMTREEALKSYTLWAARAELAQDRKGSLTVGKHADCIVLDRDIMTCPEDEVKETGVLMTVVAGETVYGGPENL; encoded by the coding sequence ATGGGAAACCAGGCGGGCGAAGCCCTTTTTTACAACGGAAATATCCTGACGGCGGATGCGGCCATGCCGCGCGCCTCGGTCATGGGCGTCAGAGCGGGGACAATCGTGTATGTCGGCGGCAGCCGGGACGAGGCCGCCGCGCGTCTTTCCCCCGGCGCGGCAACGGTGGATTTGCGCGGCCGCACCATGATGCCGGGCTTCGCGGACAGCCACCAGCATTTCATCATGCAGGGGCAGCACCTGGCGGAACTGGATCTTCGCCTGAAGTCCAGGGAGGCCATCGTGAGTATGGTCGCGGCCAGGGCGCGGGAGCTGCCGCCCGGCGAGTGGATTACCGGGCGCGGCTGGAACCACGAGGTCTGGCCCGGCCGCCAGTGGCCCTGCAAGGAGGACCTGGACGCGGCCGCGCCGGACAATCCCGTGGCCCTGACCCGGTTGGACGGGCATTCCCTGTGGGCCAATTCCCGCGCTCTGGAGGCCGCCGGACTTGACCGCCACAGCCCGGAATATCCGGGCGGCGAAATTCTCCGCACGCCGGACGGGGATTTGACGGGCATCCTCATCGACACCCCGGCCTTCAAGGTCCGGCAGGCAATTCCGCCGCAGACCGCGGCGCAGCGGCGCGAAGCCTGTCTGCGGGCCCAGGCCGACATGTTCCGTTACGGCATCACCTCCGTCGGCGACGCCTGGCAGATGCCGGAAGACCACGCGCTGCTCGGCGCGCTGTACGAGGAAGGAAAGCTCCGCATCCGCATTTACGGCATGCTGGCGTCCAGGTTCCAGGGGATAACCCCCTGCGCGGCGGTGGACCGGGAGCCGGTCGGCGGGCTGTATGGGGACAGGCTGTCGCTCCGGGCGTATAAAATCGTGCTGGACGGCTCCCTCGGCTCGCGGAGCGCCTGGCTGACAGACGATTACGCGGACAGGCCCGGCCACAGAGGCAACCACCGCTACACGGACGAGGAATTGCTCGCCGTCGCGCGCTCGGCCAGGGACAAGGGCTTCCAGCTCTGCATCCACGCCATCGGCGATGCCGCCGTGCTCCAGGCCGTGGGCGCGCTTGAAACGCTGCGCCGGGACGCGGCGGATACCCGGCTGCCGCACCGCATCGAGCATTTCCAGACGGCCTCGGCCGAGACCGTGGCCCGCGCGCTGGCCATCGGGGTCATTCCGGCCATGCAGACCATCCATGCCGCGGCGGACAGGGAGATGGCCCAGGCCAGGCTTTCCCCGCGCGATCTTTGCCGGTCCTACCCCTGGCGGGAAATTCTGGACCGGGGCGGCATCATTGCCAACGGCTCGGACAGCCCCATGGACGGGGTCAACCCGTTCCACGGGTTCCACGCGGCCATCACGCGCGAGCCCTTTGCCTGCCAGAGGGAGGACGACGGCCATGTGCGCCCGGCTGCCCAGGTGCGCCCGGCTGCCCATGTGCGCCCGGTTCGGATGACGCGCGAAGAGGCGCTCAAATCCTACACGCTCTGGGCCGCGCGGGCGGAACTGGCCCAAGACCGCAAAGGTTCCCTGACCGTGGGGAAGCATGCGGACTGCATCGTGCTGGACCGCGACATCATGACCTGCCCGGAAGACGAGGTGAAAGAGACCGGCGTCCTCATGACCGTGGTCGCCGGTGAGACGGTTTACGGCGGGCCGGAAAACTTGTGA
- a CDS encoding exported hypothetical protein (Evidence 5 : No homology to any previously reported sequences), with translation MKTSGREYIALFIVVAAMVALVVTALYNPRPRILPVVVTSGPAPPDARQTEGESLLTHITRTGKQAGTSPPAGRKDRHAQFRQVSIDPVNDPQDVITDQDEKKIARFMRDIQQATGVPTAVITLKNTGGGDAHELAETLLDNWELAQQNKGKGLLLLFVAEPPQRGILVESGDGIEKAVADAIRRMLLQQPLPPYPESDDWREGVVSGVKSVRDYLADRRGRGNMPGPTVVN, from the coding sequence ATGAAGACATCAGGACGTGAATATATCGCGCTTTTCATCGTGGTTGCGGCAATGGTGGCTCTTGTGGTGACGGCACTATATAACCCGCGCCCCAGGATCCTGCCCGTCGTCGTCACAAGCGGCCCGGCGCCGCCGGACGCGCGGCAGACGGAGGGGGAAAGTCTGCTCACCCACATAACCCGCACCGGCAAGCAAGCGGGAACGAGCCCCCCTGCCGGCCGCAAGGATAGGCACGCCCAGTTCCGCCAGGTTTCCATCGATCCCGTCAACGACCCGCAAGATGTCATAACCGACCAGGACGAAAAGAAAATAGCCCGCTTTATGCGGGACATCCAGCAGGCCACGGGCGTCCCGACCGCGGTTATCACCCTGAAAAACACCGGCGGCGGTGACGCGCACGAGCTTGCGGAAACCCTGCTCGACAATTGGGAGCTCGCCCAACAAAACAAGGGCAAGGGCCTGCTTCTCCTGTTCGTCGCCGAGCCGCCGCAACGGGGGATACTCGTCGAATCCGGCGACGGCATTGAAAAGGCGGTGGCGGACGCGATACGCCGGATGCTCCTGCAACAGCCCCTGCCGCCCTACCCTGAAAGCGATGACTGGCGCGAGGGCGTGGTCAGCGGCGTCAAGTCCGTCCGGGATTACCTGGCCGACAGACGCGGACGCGGCAATATGCCCGGCCCCACCGTAGTGAATTAA
- a CDS encoding putative Integrase family protein (Evidence 3 : Function proposed based on presence of conserved amino acid motif, structural feature or limited homology), whose amino-acid sequence MAMTWHATPFPGVRFREHESRMHGGEKDRYYSIRCKVRGKDIERGLGWASTGMTPEKALRELEALRASLRADSGAAAVLPARRRKPALSFSRFWEREYFPHITKTKAASSVTVEAGIYANWLEPAFGALALGRLTADRLESLVADVLEGGRSPRTARYLVSIVSQVWNLAMEKNFALPENPCARVSITAPDKTMVRLVRPDEIRKMLGVLDRRSRDLHDAVLLALFCGLGPGELFRVSWADISLARGTISIKGSKSRRGRIVFLPSAVNELLGKRNWESFSRMGGMQLTDYLFSRKPGIKREWFSRAFDRIAQEEGWNKKGAARQERVTLASFRHMYAIWLITGGVGLSTVADLMGHKTISLLQKYARFAPSPESLCRSVLDEEWKSLLGPSQT is encoded by the coding sequence ATGGCGATGACGTGGCATGCAACACCATTTCCCGGCGTGCGGTTCCGCGAGCACGAATCGCGCATGCACGGCGGTGAAAAAGACCGGTACTACTCCATCCGGTGCAAGGTGCGCGGCAAGGATATCGAGCGCGGCCTCGGCTGGGCCTCGACGGGCATGACGCCCGAAAAGGCGCTGCGGGAGCTTGAGGCGCTGCGGGCATCCCTCCGGGCGGATTCCGGCGCGGCGGCCGTTCTTCCGGCGCGGCGGCGCAAACCGGCGCTGTCCTTTTCCCGCTTCTGGGAACGGGAATATTTTCCCCATATCACGAAGACGAAAGCCGCTTCCTCCGTGACCGTGGAGGCGGGCATATACGCCAACTGGCTGGAACCGGCCTTCGGCGCCCTCGCTCTCGGACGCCTCACGGCGGACCGGCTGGAATCCCTGGTGGCCGACGTGCTGGAGGGCGGCCGCAGTCCCCGCACGGCCCGGTATCTTGTCTCCATTGTGTCACAGGTCTGGAACCTGGCGATGGAGAAAAATTTCGCCCTGCCGGAAAACCCTTGCGCGCGCGTATCCATCACCGCTCCGGATAAAACAATGGTCCGGCTGGTCCGGCCCGACGAGATCCGGAAAATGCTGGGCGTTCTTGACCGGCGCAGCAGGGACTTGCACGACGCCGTTCTTCTGGCCCTGTTCTGCGGCCTTGGCCCCGGAGAGCTGTTCCGCGTTTCCTGGGCGGATATCAGTCTCGCGCGGGGGACCATCTCCATAAAAGGCAGCAAGAGCAGGCGGGGGCGCATTGTTTTTCTCCCCTCGGCCGTCAACGAACTTTTGGGCAAACGCAACTGGGAAAGCTTTTCCCGCATGGGCGGCATGCAGCTGACGGATTATCTTTTTTCCCGCAAACCGGGGATCAAAAGGGAATGGTTCAGCCGGGCCTTTGACCGCATTGCGCAGGAAGAGGGTTGGAACAAAAAGGGCGCGGCGCGCCAGGAGCGGGTCACCCTCGCCTCGTTCCGCCACATGTACGCCATTTGGCTGATTACGGGAGGGGTGGGGCTTTCCACCGTGGCGGATCTCATGGGCCACAAAACCATAAGCCTGTTGCAAAAATACGCCCGGTTCGCCCCGTCGCCGGAATCGCTCTGCCGGTCCGTGCTGGATGAGGAATGGAAAAGCCTTCTCGGACCTTCCCAAACATGA